A section of the Solitalea canadensis DSM 3403 genome encodes:
- a CDS encoding RluA family pseudouridine synthase produces MLENDQFSEEEYNEPEGASDLYEHLRIVVDKGQSLLRIDKFLMHKIENASRNRIQNAIEADNVLVNDKPIKASYKVKPADVISIVMPHPPRDTEVYPEDLPISIVYEDNDLLVVNKAAGMVVHPGYGNYTGTLVNALVFHFQQLPTLPGNDGRPGLVHRIDKDTSGLLLISKNERSMTYLARQFFDHSITRKYTALVWGDLKEDGTVTGYIGRSMKDRRVQDVYETEEKGKWSVTHYKVLERLGYVTLIECQLETGRTHQIRAHMKSIGHPLFNDETYGGDKILKGTVFGKYKQFVENCFELLPRQALHAKTLGFIHPTTKEYIHFETELPEDFQQGLEKWRKYASQKEELED; encoded by the coding sequence ATGTTGGAAAACGACCAATTTAGCGAAGAAGAGTACAATGAACCCGAAGGCGCGAGTGACTTATATGAACATCTGCGAATAGTTGTTGATAAAGGCCAGTCGCTGCTGCGTATTGATAAGTTTTTGATGCATAAAATTGAAAATGCATCACGTAACCGTATTCAAAATGCAATTGAGGCAGATAATGTACTGGTAAATGATAAACCCATAAAGGCTAGCTACAAAGTAAAGCCTGCAGATGTGATTTCCATCGTGATGCCTCATCCGCCGCGCGATACGGAAGTTTATCCCGAAGATCTGCCGATTTCTATTGTTTATGAGGATAACGACCTTTTGGTAGTGAATAAAGCTGCCGGAATGGTAGTTCACCCGGGTTACGGGAATTATACAGGAACATTGGTGAATGCATTGGTGTTTCACTTTCAGCAACTACCAACTTTACCTGGAAACGATGGTCGTCCAGGCTTAGTTCACCGGATAGATAAGGATACTTCAGGACTATTATTGATCTCAAAGAATGAGCGTTCGATGACCTACCTTGCCCGTCAGTTTTTTGATCATAGCATTACGCGAAAATATACTGCATTGGTGTGGGGTGATTTAAAGGAAGATGGTACCGTAACCGGTTATATTGGTCGCAGTATGAAGGATCGCAGAGTGCAAGATGTTTATGAAACTGAAGAAAAAGGTAAATGGAGTGTAACACATTATAAAGTGCTGGAGCGTTTAGGTTATGTAACGTTGATTGAGTGTCAACTTGAAACCGGACGAACACATCAGATACGTGCACATATGAAAAGCATCGGTCATCCGTTATTTAATGACGAGACCTATGGCGGCGACAAAATCCTAAAGGGAACTGTATTCGGAAAGTATAAGCAGTTTGTCGAAAACTGTTTCGAACTATTGCCTCGCCAGGCTTTACATGCTAAAACGTTGGGTTTTATTCACCCGACAACAAAAGAATATATCCATTTTGAAACTGAACTTCCTGAAGATTTTCAGCAAGGTTTAGAAAAATGGAGAAAGTATGCTTCGCAAAAAGAAGAATTAGAAGACTGA